DNA from bacterium:
CATAAATATAAGGGGATACGGGAATAAAGAAACAGAGAGCAGGTTTGTTTTTTGTTGACAAAATTGAGTTTGTAGGCTAAAAATATAGATAAGGAACAAATAGCTAACAAAATGTTTAGTATGAAAATGACTTGTTGTAAAGGGATGGAGCGGTTACAAACCGTTCCCTACGGAACTAACAAAACAGACTGGCTGTCAGACAAGAATGCCTGCCTGACGGTAGGCAGGTCTGACCTACCATTGCCACAAAATATTCTTTCTCAAACCTGCAACAAGAGTGAGATTCTTCGTCTTCGACTCAGAATGACAGAAGGCGGACAAATGTCCGATCTACCACAAATAAAAGACATACATATTAGGCAGAAAGAAAGTGAGATAAAAAATGTATAAAATAATAAATATTGCAATCATTTCACACGTTGACCACGGAAAAACAACCTTAACCGACCACCTGCTCCGGCAGGGAGGAGCTTTTGGCGAGGGAGATGAAGTTCCCGATTTGGTTATGGATTCCAATGAACTTGAACGCGAACGCGGGATAACCATTTTTTCCAAAAACTGTTCTATATATTACGAAGACTACAAAATAAACATCGTTGACACGCCGGGACACGCGGATTTCGGTTCGGAAGTAGAACGCGTATTGAAAATGGTTGACAGCGTTCTTCTATTGGTAGACGTAAAAGAAGGCCCAATGCCCCAGACAAAATTCGTTCTTTCAAAAGCGCTTAAACTCGGCCTCCGCCCTATCGTAGTCATCAATAAAATTGACAAAATCGATAAAGAAGGAAAACGAGCACAGAAAGTAATCGATATGATTTTTGACCTTTTTGTCAAACTTGACGCAACCGATGCTCAACTTGATTTTCCCGTTGTATATTGTATTTCCAGAGAAGGAGTTGCGCAATACAACATCGGGGAGAAAAGTACTGACTTGAAACCACTTTTCCAGACCATTCTTAAACATATACCGCCATACCCTAACAAAAGCGAAATGCCATTACAACTGCAGGCGGCAAACCTCAAGTATGACGATTATGTGGGAAGAATAGCGGTTGGACGAGTAACGAGCGGACAACTTATAAAAAATATGGATGTCGTAGTTTGCAAACTTGATAATTCAATCCAACCTGCCAAGATTGTTAAATTGTCCATTTTTGAAGGGTTAAAACAAATAGAGGCGGATTCGGCGCAATGCGGAGACATCGTCGCGGTTGCGGGAATGCCCGATATTACGATTGGAGAGACAATATGTTCGGCATTAAACCCATTACCAATGACACCGCTCCAAATAGACGAACCGACTTTGACTATGGACTTTCTTGTTAATGATTCACCATTTGCAGGGCGTGATGGAAAGTTCGTTACAAACAGTCACCTGCGGGAACGACTGGGACGGGAACTTAGAACAAACGTAGGATTAAAAGTTGACCCTATCGGCGGAGTTGAAGGGTTCAGGATTTCGGGCAGAGGAGAACTCCATCTTTCCATTTTACTGGAACAAATGCGTCGCGAAGGATACGAGGTACAGGTATCCCAACCAAAAGTAATTTTGAAAACGATTCACGGGGAAACGATGGAGCCGATGGAACAAGCAATAATAAGTGTTCCCGATAGGTTTGCGGGAACTGCAATCGAAAATCTCGGCAAAAGAAAAGGGATAATAGAAGAAATGAGTTCCAAAAACGGGACGACAACTCTTGTTTACATCGTTCCAACACGTGGACTGTTGGGATTCCGTGCGGAATTTATAATGGCAACCAGAGGCGAAGGAATACTTTATCATTCTTTTGCTCGTTACGAAAGATTCAAAGGAGAAATCGCCACCCGTAATAACGGAGTATTGATTTCCGGGACCACAGGAAAGTCAGCTTCTTATGCGCTGGGAAACTTACAGGACAGGTCACATCTTTTCATCGGACCGGGGGTTGAAATTTATAAAGGGATGATTATCGGGGAAAATGCCCGTAAACAGAATATGATTGTCAACCCCTGCAAAGAGAAGAAACAAAGCAACGTTCGCGCGGCAGGCTCGGATGACGCTATCCAGTTGACAGCTCCAATCAAGTTGACATTGGAACAAGCGCTGGGATTCATCGAGGATGATGAGCTGGTAGAAGTCACGCCGAAGAATATCCGTTTGAGAACACGTGGAAGAGTAGAGAACAAAAAAGTATTCTTTGATGATGATTGAGAACTGTAACTGAAATTTAGCCCAGCTGAGCTGGATAGAAATTTCTAATGGCTATCGCCAAAGAGCTTTCTACCATGGATAAACATGGATTAACACGGATAACAGAAAGAA
Protein-coding regions in this window:
- the typA gene encoding translational GTPase TypA, which gives rise to MYKIINIAIISHVDHGKTTLTDHLLRQGGAFGEGDEVPDLVMDSNELERERGITIFSKNCSIYYEDYKINIVDTPGHADFGSEVERVLKMVDSVLLLVDVKEGPMPQTKFVLSKALKLGLRPIVVINKIDKIDKEGKRAQKVIDMIFDLFVKLDATDAQLDFPVVYCISREGVAQYNIGEKSTDLKPLFQTILKHIPPYPNKSEMPLQLQAANLKYDDYVGRIAVGRVTSGQLIKNMDVVVCKLDNSIQPAKIVKLSIFEGLKQIEADSAQCGDIVAVAGMPDITIGETICSALNPLPMTPLQIDEPTLTMDFLVNDSPFAGRDGKFVTNSHLRERLGRELRTNVGLKVDPIGGVEGFRISGRGELHLSILLEQMRREGYEVQVSQPKVILKTIHGETMEPMEQAIISVPDRFAGTAIENLGKRKGIIEEMSSKNGTTTLVYIVPTRGLLGFRAEFIMATRGEGILYHSFARYERFKGEIATRNNGVLISGTTGKSASYALGNLQDRSHLFIGPGVEIYKGMIIGENARKQNMIVNPCKEKKQSNVRAAGSDDAIQLTAPIKLTLEQALGFIEDDELVEVTPKNIRLRTRGRVENKKVFFDDD